Proteins encoded in a region of the Dorea longicatena genome:
- a CDS encoding cation transporter produces MKKTYKIDVDCANCANKMEQAAKNTDGVKDATVNFMMLKMIVEFEEGADPKKVMKDVQKNCKVVEDDCEIFL; encoded by the coding sequence ATGAAAAAAACTTACAAAATCGACGTAGACTGCGCAAACTGTGCAAACAAAATGGAGCAGGCAGCTAAGAACACAGACGGAGTAAAGGATGCAACTGTAAACTTTATGATGTTAAAGATGATCGTAGAATTTGAAGAGGGTGCAGATCCTAAGAAAGTAATGAAGGATGTGCAGAAGAACTGTAAAGTTGTAGAAGATGACTGTGAGATCTTCCTGTAA
- the cyaB gene encoding class IV adenylate cyclase, with translation MIEVEVKIPIENIEKIKQKLLETGFIYQKTVVETDTYFTSDHYDMRKKDKALRIRKTENLDTGEVKAQLNCKGPKLDQVSMTRKETEIDIYEPEKMEDILKELEFYPASCRVKKTRCYYIKDHMTAAADKVENLGNFLELEIIVAKEEERAGGLDMIYELMRMLGCEKTETVRDSYLSMLEKRGV, from the coding sequence ATGATAGAAGTAGAGGTTAAAATACCCATTGAAAATATAGAAAAGATAAAGCAAAAATTGCTTGAAACAGGGTTCATATATCAGAAAACCGTTGTGGAGACGGATACTTATTTTACCAGTGATCACTATGATATGCGGAAGAAGGACAAGGCACTGCGCATCCGTAAGACGGAGAATCTGGATACGGGAGAAGTAAAAGCACAGCTTAACTGCAAAGGACCGAAATTAGACCAGGTATCCATGACCAGGAAAGAAACAGAGATTGATATCTATGAGCCGGAAAAGATGGAAGACATTCTTAAAGAACTTGAATTTTATCCAGCGTCTTGCAGAGTGAAGAAGACAAGATGTTATTATATAAAAGATCATATGACAGCGGCTGCAGATAAGGTAGAGAATCTGGGCAACTTTCTGGAATTGGAGATAATTGTTGCAAAAGAAGAAGAACGAGCAGGTGGATTGGATATGATATATGAACTAATGAGAATGTTGGGATGCGAAAAGACAGAGACAGTAAGGGATTCATATCTGTCAATGTTAGAAAAACGAGGTGTCTAA
- a CDS encoding aminotransferase class V-fold PLP-dependent enzyme gives MEQNIYFDNGSTSWPKAPGVAASMTKLLESGAFNINRGNYEGAYELENQVLKTRMQLARFFHAPDSRCVVFTPGITYSLNCLLKGFLKPGDHVLVSSLEHNAVMRPLCQLASQDIHYTMIPAETDGTTHPESLEALIRPETKAVIMLHASNVCGTILPIREIGEICRRRHLFFAVDTAQSAGSVDIDMQKYNIDFLAFTGHKGLLGPQGIGGFLISEALDQELTPLIAGGTGSQSDSLLMPDYLPDKYESGTLNLPGIIGLHAALTYLDETGISAIHQKKMALTGHFLEKIREIPQAHIVGRQTLQDRLAVVSLDFPDYDNAEIAFALEQDYGIMTRVGLHCAPMAHQTLHTMPQGTIRFAFSHFNTIEEIDQCIAGFRELFSV, from the coding sequence ATGGAACAGAACATATATTTTGACAACGGCAGCACATCCTGGCCGAAAGCACCGGGAGTCGCTGCTTCCATGACGAAACTTTTAGAATCCGGTGCCTTCAATATTAACCGGGGAAATTACGAAGGTGCCTACGAACTTGAAAATCAGGTACTTAAGACCCGCATGCAGCTCGCCAGATTTTTTCATGCACCGGATTCCAGATGTGTCGTATTTACACCGGGGATCACCTATTCTCTGAATTGTCTGCTCAAAGGATTTTTAAAGCCCGGCGACCACGTGCTGGTCAGCAGTCTGGAACACAATGCCGTGATGCGTCCGCTCTGTCAGCTTGCTTCACAGGATATCCATTATACGATGATTCCTGCAGAGACAGACGGCACAACGCATCCGGAATCGCTCGAAGCTCTGATCCGTCCGGAGACAAAAGCAGTCATCATGCTCCACGCTTCCAATGTATGCGGAACCATTCTGCCAATCCGTGAGATTGGTGAGATATGCAGGCGCCGTCATCTGTTCTTTGCCGTGGACACTGCACAGAGTGCCGGTTCTGTCGATATCGATATGCAGAAATATAACATCGACTTTCTTGCATTTACCGGACATAAGGGACTGCTTGGCCCGCAGGGTATCGGCGGCTTTCTGATCTCAGAAGCTCTGGATCAGGAACTGACACCTCTGATTGCAGGCGGGACCGGAAGCCAGTCGGATTCGCTTCTTATGCCGGACTATCTCCCGGACAAGTATGAAAGCGGCACATTAAATCTCCCTGGCATCATCGGACTTCACGCTGCCCTCACTTATCTGGACGAAACCGGGATTTCCGCAATCCATCAGAAGAAAATGGCACTGACCGGACATTTTCTTGAAAAAATACGTGAAATTCCACAGGCACATATTGTGGGAAGGCAGACCCTTCAGGACCGGCTTGCTGTCGTCTCTCTTGATTTCCCGGACTATGACAATGCAGAGATTGCATTTGCTCTGGAACAGGATTATGGAATTATGACAAGGGTCGGACTCCACTGTGCCCCGATGGCGCATCAGACCCTGCATACAATGCCTCAGGGAACGATACGTTTTGCTTTCAGCCACTTTAATACCATCGAAGAAATCGACCAGTGCATCGCTGGATTTCGAGAACTGTTCTCAGTATAG
- a CDS encoding double-cubane-cluster-containing anaerobic reductase — protein MELIKELPEVFEEFAEQRQKSFLAMKGLKDQGVPVVGAYCTYFPAEIARAMGAVTVGLCSVSDETIPDAEKDLPKNLCPLIKSSYGFAKTDKCPFFYFSDVVVGETTCDGKKKMYEYMSDFKDVFVMELPNTQSEMALKLWKSELIRFKEYLEKKFDVEITDEAVLEAVKEENKVRKVMKDLYHVMALDPAPIKGGDLFKVLYGSGFKFDRKAIPAEIEAMREKIEKEYEEGKRLDKMPRILITGCPIGGATEKVIRAVEDNGGVVVAFENCNGAKSFDKLVDEENPDVYDALARRYLNIGCSVMTPNPNRLDLLDRLIDEFKVDGVVEMTLQACHTYNVESLAIRKFVNEKKGIPYINVETDYSQADIGQLNTRIAAFIEML, from the coding sequence ATGGAGTTAATTAAAGAACTGCCGGAGGTATTCGAAGAATTTGCAGAACAGCGTCAGAAATCATTCCTGGCAATGAAGGGGTTAAAAGACCAGGGAGTTCCGGTTGTTGGCGCATATTGTACTTATTTTCCGGCAGAGATCGCAAGAGCAATGGGAGCAGTTACAGTCGGCTTATGCTCTGTATCCGATGAGACAATCCCGGACGCAGAGAAAGACCTGCCAAAGAACTTATGTCCACTGATCAAATCCAGCTATGGATTTGCCAAGACAGACAAATGTCCATTCTTCTACTTCTCAGATGTAGTTGTTGGGGAGACTACCTGTGACGGAAAGAAGAAAATGTACGAGTATATGTCAGATTTCAAAGATGTATTCGTAATGGAACTGCCAAATACACAGAGCGAGATGGCCCTGAAACTCTGGAAGAGTGAACTGATTCGTTTCAAAGAATATCTGGAGAAAAAATTCGACGTAGAGATCACAGATGAAGCTGTATTAGAGGCCGTAAAAGAAGAAAATAAAGTAAGAAAAGTCATGAAAGACCTGTATCATGTCATGGCACTTGATCCTGCACCGATCAAAGGCGGCGACCTGTTCAAAGTATTATACGGAAGCGGCTTCAAATTCGATCGTAAAGCAATCCCGGCAGAGATTGAAGCCATGAGAGAGAAGATTGAAAAAGAATACGAAGAAGGTAAGAGACTGGACAAGATGCCTCGTATCCTGATCACCGGATGTCCGATCGGCGGAGCAACTGAGAAAGTGATCCGCGCCGTAGAAGACAATGGTGGAGTTGTAGTTGCATTCGAAAACTGTAACGGAGCAAAATCTTTTGACAAATTAGTAGACGAAGAGAATCCGGATGTATACGATGCACTGGCAAGACGTTACCTGAACATTGGCTGTTCTGTAATGACACCGAATCCAAACAGACTGGACCTTCTGGATCGCCTGATCGATGAATTTAAGGTAGACGGAGTTGTCGAGATGACACTTCAGGCTTGTCATACATATAATGTAGAGTCACTGGCTATCCGTAAATTTGTGAATGAGAAGAAGGGTATTCCGTACATTAATGTAGAGACGGATTATTCGCAGGCTGATATCGGGCAGTTGAATACTCGAATTGCGGCATTTATAGAGATGCTGTAA
- a CDS encoding acyl-CoA dehydratase activase: MDYIGIDIGSTASKVVVKGDHDIHFVLPTGWSSKETCQTIKDRLLEDSVDVLSDDSKVVATGYGRVAVDFADHVITEITCHARGGREMAGDECAIIDVGGQDTKIILVSGGMVQDFQMNDKCSAGTGKFLEIMANRLGVTLQELFDMADKGTVLPISSLCTVFAESEVINYIGEGQKREDIAAGVVDSVANKVAQLAMKKNLPDKVILTGGLSNSTYFTKILSQKLGQTVSPTEHGRYAGALGAALLAKEKKKR; this comes from the coding sequence ATGGATTATATTGGAATTGATATCGGATCTACGGCATCCAAAGTCGTTGTAAAAGGAGATCATGATATACATTTTGTACTGCCAACCGGATGGAGCAGCAAGGAAACCTGCCAGACGATCAAGGATCGTCTACTGGAAGACAGTGTAGATGTACTGTCGGACGATTCAAAAGTGGTCGCAACCGGATATGGCCGTGTTGCTGTAGATTTTGCAGATCATGTTATCACGGAGATTACCTGCCATGCAAGAGGCGGCCGGGAGATGGCCGGAGATGAATGTGCCATTATCGATGTCGGCGGACAGGATACCAAGATCATCCTGGTGTCCGGCGGCATGGTACAGGACTTCCAGATGAATGATAAGTGTTCTGCCGGAACCGGAAAATTTCTGGAGATTATGGCAAACCGCTTAGGCGTTACCCTGCAGGAACTGTTTGATATGGCAGATAAAGGAACTGTTCTTCCGATCAGTTCCCTGTGTACGGTATTTGCCGAATCTGAGGTCATCAACTATATCGGTGAGGGACAGAAACGGGAAGATATTGCCGCCGGTGTTGTCGATTCTGTTGCCAACAAGGTAGCACAACTTGCCATGAAGAAAAACCTGCCGGATAAAGTAATCCTGACTGGCGGACTCAGTAACAGCACCTACTTCACGAAGATTCTCTCACAGAAACTCGGACAGACCGTATCTCCTACCGAACATGGAAGATATGCAGGTGCACTTGGTGCCGCACTCCTTGCAAAGGAAAAGAAAAAAAGATAA
- a CDS encoding DUF3343 domain-containing protein, producing MQKIQHYVLFPNHDNGMRLYGILKEAGIKTTIAPTPRVASKCCGISLLVREEDLDTIQKCIDENQIEILKIAAIERDINPKRDKYC from the coding sequence ATGCAAAAGATACAGCATTATGTATTATTTCCCAACCATGACAACGGAATGCGTCTGTATGGGATATTAAAAGAAGCCGGAATCAAGACCACTATCGCTCCTACACCGCGCGTGGCCAGTAAATGCTGCGGCATCTCACTGCTCGTTAGAGAAGAAGACCTGGATACGATCCAGAAATGCATCGACGAGAATCAGATCGAAATATTAAAAATTGCCGCCATTGAACGGGATATCAACCCGAAGCGGGATAAATATTGTTAA
- the panC gene encoding pantoate--beta-alanine ligase, with protein sequence MQVTNTIEKTRELVNNWKKEGKTIGLVPTMGYLHEGHASLIRRCREENDIVVVSDFVNPTQFGPNEDLEAYPRDFDRDSALCESIGADLIFCPSPAEMYHDPHAFVSIDTLSDTLCGKTRPIHFKGVCTVVSKLFNIVKPNRAYFGQKDAQQLAIIRKMVLDLNFDIQIVGCPIVREEDGLAKSSRNTYLSCEERKAALCLSKAVKKGQELIRNGIAASEVLEPMCEIINGEPLAHIDYVSMVDALSMQPVDSVNADVLVAMAVYIGKTRLIDNFSYEV encoded by the coding sequence ATGCAGGTAACTAACACAATTGAAAAAACAAGAGAACTCGTAAATAACTGGAAGAAAGAAGGTAAGACCATCGGTCTTGTCCCTACTATGGGATATCTCCATGAGGGACATGCCAGTCTGATCCGTCGCTGCCGCGAGGAAAATGATATCGTTGTTGTATCTGATTTCGTCAATCCGACACAGTTTGGACCGAATGAAGATCTGGAAGCTTATCCAAGAGACTTTGACCGCGACAGTGCACTTTGTGAAAGCATCGGAGCAGATCTGATCTTCTGTCCGTCACCGGCGGAAATGTATCATGATCCACACGCATTTGTCAGTATCGATACTTTATCTGATACGCTGTGCGGTAAGACGCGTCCGATCCATTTCAAAGGGGTGTGTACCGTTGTATCAAAGTTATTTAACATCGTAAAACCAAACCGTGCTTACTTTGGACAGAAAGATGCACAGCAGCTTGCTATCATCCGCAAAATGGTTCTGGATCTGAACTTTGATATCCAGATTGTCGGATGCCCGATCGTACGTGAAGAAGACGGACTTGCCAAATCTTCCCGTAATACATACTTAAGCTGCGAAGAACGCAAAGCTGCCCTCTGCCTTTCAAAAGCTGTAAAGAAAGGTCAGGAACTGATCCGAAATGGTATTGCCGCATCTGAAGTATTAGAACCGATGTGTGAGATCATAAACGGTGAACCGCTGGCACATATCGATTACGTATCCATGGTCGATGCACTCAGCATGCAGCCTGTTGACTCTGTAAATGCTGACGTCCTGGTTGCTATGGCAGTTTATATCGGAAAGACCCGACTCATCGACAATTTCAGTTACGAGGTATAA
- the feoB gene encoding ferrous iron transport protein B → MTLKELPIGKSATLTVVGGEGALRQHFLDMGLIPGADVTMVKYAPMGDPVELRIHSYELTLRLADAEKIEITDVRDEIKIKNQIPKEKIDHPGLGEGGKYHEKADENPLPDGTTLTFALAGNQNCGKTTLFNQLTGSNQHVGNFPGVTVDRKDGVIKEHSDTLVTDLPGIYSMSPYSSEEIVTRNFVLNEHPKGIINIVDATNIERNLYLTMQLMELDIPMVLALNMMDEVRDNGGSILVNEMEQELGIPVIPISAAKNEGIGELIEHAVHVAKYQESPGRQDFCDADDHGGAVHRCLHGIMHLIEDHAKKADIPVRFAACKLAEGDELILEQLKLDENEKQLLEHIVKQMEQERGLDRSAAIADMRFTFIEKICDATVVKPKESKEHLRSAKMDKILTGKYTAIPCFVAIMAAVFWLTFNVIGAALSNLLDMGISALTNLVDGALTSWNVNSVIHSLVIDGIFNGVGSVLSFLPVIVTLFFFLSILEDSGYMARVAFVMDKLLRKIGLSGRSIVPMLVGFGCTVPGVMASRTLPSERDRKMTILLTPFMSCSAKLPIYAFFTAAFFPKQGAVVMVALYFGGILMGILMALLLRGTMFKGEAVPFVMELPNYRMPGAKNVGQLLWEKAKDFLQRAFTVIFFATIIIWFLQTFNLHMNVVADSKDSILAVVAGIIAPVFLPLGFGNWKISTALITGFMAKESVVSTLSVLFGSTAELTGAITPVAAASLLVFCLLYTPCVAAIASIKRELGAKWAAYVVLGQCVVAWIAAFIVHLIGTLVM, encoded by the coding sequence ATGACATTAAAAGAATTACCGATCGGCAAAAGTGCAACCTTGACAGTTGTAGGTGGAGAAGGTGCATTGAGACAGCATTTTCTGGATATGGGACTTATTCCGGGGGCAGACGTTACCATGGTAAAATACGCACCAATGGGTGATCCGGTGGAACTTCGTATCCATAGTTATGAACTGACACTCAGGCTTGCAGATGCGGAAAAGATAGAGATTACAGATGTCCGTGATGAGATTAAGATTAAGAATCAGATTCCGAAAGAGAAGATTGATCATCCGGGACTTGGAGAAGGTGGAAAATATCATGAAAAAGCAGATGAAAATCCACTGCCGGATGGAACAACACTGACATTTGCACTGGCAGGAAATCAGAATTGCGGAAAGACGACACTGTTCAACCAGCTGACCGGCTCTAATCAGCATGTGGGAAATTTCCCGGGAGTGACAGTTGACCGTAAAGATGGAGTGATCAAGGAACACAGTGATACCCTGGTGACAGATCTGCCGGGAATCTACTCTATGTCGCCGTATTCCAGTGAAGAGATCGTGACCAGGAACTTTGTGTTAAATGAGCATCCAAAGGGAATCATCAATATCGTGGATGCAACCAATATTGAGCGGAACCTGTATCTGACCATGCAGCTGATGGAGCTGGATATTCCTATGGTTCTGGCACTGAATATGATGGATGAGGTGCGGGACAACGGCGGTTCGATCCTGGTAAATGAGATGGAGCAGGAACTTGGAATACCGGTTATTCCAATCTCGGCTGCGAAGAATGAAGGAATTGGCGAACTGATTGAGCATGCCGTGCATGTGGCAAAATATCAGGAAAGTCCGGGGAGACAGGATTTCTGTGATGCAGATGACCATGGCGGGGCAGTACACAGATGCCTGCACGGGATCATGCATCTGATCGAGGATCATGCGAAGAAGGCAGACATTCCGGTAAGATTTGCGGCATGCAAACTGGCAGAAGGGGATGAACTGATCCTGGAACAGCTCAAGCTGGATGAGAATGAAAAACAGCTCCTGGAGCATATTGTAAAGCAGATGGAACAGGAACGTGGACTTGATCGGTCCGCAGCAATTGCAGATATGCGTTTTACATTTATTGAGAAGATCTGTGATGCTACGGTTGTGAAGCCGAAAGAAAGCAAGGAACATCTGCGAAGTGCGAAGATGGATAAGATCCTGACGGGAAAATATACAGCTATTCCATGCTTTGTTGCAATTATGGCGGCTGTATTCTGGCTGACATTTAATGTGATCGGAGCTGCGTTGTCGAATCTGCTGGATATGGGAATCTCTGCACTTACGAATCTGGTAGATGGTGCGTTGACATCCTGGAATGTCAATTCCGTTATTCATTCGCTGGTAATCGATGGAATCTTTAATGGTGTGGGAAGTGTGTTAAGTTTCCTTCCGGTTATCGTTACCTTATTCTTTTTCCTGTCCATTCTGGAAGACAGCGGATATATGGCAAGAGTTGCATTTGTGATGGATAAATTACTCCGTAAGATCGGACTTTCCGGACGGAGTATCGTACCGATGCTGGTAGGATTCGGATGTACGGTTCCCGGTGTTATGGCGAGCAGGACACTGCCTTCGGAGAGAGACCGTAAGATGACGATCCTTCTGACACCATTTATGAGCTGCTCGGCGAAACTCCCGATTTATGCATTTTTTACGGCAGCATTTTTCCCAAAACAAGGAGCAGTAGTGATGGTAGCGTTATATTTTGGTGGAATACTGATGGGAATTCTGATGGCGCTGCTTTTAAGAGGAACGATGTTCAAAGGTGAGGCCGTACCGTTTGTCATGGAACTTCCGAATTACCGTATGCCGGGAGCAAAGAATGTAGGGCAGCTTCTGTGGGAAAAAGCAAAGGACTTTTTGCAGAGAGCATTTACCGTAATCTTCTTTGCAACAATTATCATCTGGTTCCTGCAGACATTTAACTTACACATGAATGTGGTAGCAGATTCCAAGGACAGTATCCTGGCAGTTGTGGCAGGAATCATTGCACCGGTATTCCTTCCGCTTGGTTTCGGAAACTGGAAGATTTCTACTGCACTGATCACAGGATTTATGGCAAAGGAAAGTGTGGTATCTACGCTTTCGGTACTCTTTGGAAGTACGGCAGAACTGACGGGAGCAATTACACCGGTGGCAGCCGCAAGCCTTTTGGTCTTCTGCCTGTTGTATACACCATGTGTTGCGGCAATTGCATCGATCAAGAGAGAACTTGGCGCAAAATGGGCGGCATATGTGGTGCTGGGACAGTGTGTGGTTGCGTGGATCGCAGCATTTATCGTGCATCTGATTGGTACGTTGGTGATGTAA
- a CDS encoding bile acid:sodium symporter family protein: MEQITKVLSRISSVLTKYIGMIIICFSVIAFFWRDGFAWTTNYTSIFLGVAMFGMGLTIHIGDFKVVFTRPKEIIIGFAAQYTIMPLIAWGLSVLLHLPTDIALGVILVGCCPGGTASNVITYIAGGDVALSVGMTITSTLAAPVMTPLLVYLLAGAWVQVSFPGMVISVVKVVLIPVLLGILLRKLIGRHIEKLSSILPLISVVSIVMIISGIVAVNAEKIMTSGFLVLCIVILHNLAGMGLGLLAGRIFHVEYDKATALAIEVGMQNSGLAITLATANFAANPFATLPGAIFSIWHNISGSLFASLRRSGRYKIKEQIAKAEHVI; this comes from the coding sequence ATGGAGCAGATAACAAAGGTATTATCACGGATCAGCTCTGTTCTTACCAAATATATTGGAATGATCATTATCTGCTTTTCTGTCATTGCCTTCTTCTGGCGTGATGGATTTGCATGGACTACAAACTATACTTCGATCTTTCTCGGCGTTGCCATGTTCGGCATGGGACTGACGATTCATATCGGAGATTTTAAAGTGGTATTTACCAGACCCAAAGAGATCATTATCGGATTTGCCGCACAATATACGATTATGCCGCTGATCGCATGGGGACTCTCGGTCCTCCTTCATCTGCCAACGGATATCGCACTTGGTGTCATCCTGGTCGGATGCTGCCCTGGTGGAACTGCCAGCAATGTGATCACTTATATCGCAGGTGGTGATGTTGCACTTTCTGTCGGTATGACGATCACTTCAACTCTGGCAGCACCGGTTATGACACCTCTTCTGGTATATTTACTTGCCGGTGCATGGGTTCAGGTATCTTTCCCGGGGATGGTAATCTCGGTTGTAAAGGTCGTACTGATCCCGGTTCTTCTGGGTATCCTTCTCCGCAAACTGATCGGCAGACATATTGAGAAATTATCCAGCATCCTTCCACTGATCTCCGTTGTATCCATCGTCATGATCATCAGCGGAATCGTCGCAGTAAATGCGGAAAAGATCATGACATCCGGATTCCTCGTACTCTGTATCGTTATCTTACATAATCTTGCAGGTATGGGACTTGGATTACTTGCCGGACGCATCTTCCATGTGGAATATGACAAAGCAACCGCCCTTGCGATCGAAGTCGGTATGCAGAACAGCGGTCTTGCTATCACACTTGCCACCGCAAACTTTGCCGCAAACCCATTTGCCACACTGCCTGGGGCGATCTTCAGTATATGGCACAATATTTCGGGCTCTTTATTCGCAAGTCTCCGGCGCAGCGGAAGATATAAGATAAAAGAACAAATAGCAAAAGCAGAGCATGTAATTTAA
- the panD gene encoding aspartate 1-decarboxylase → MTLELLKGKIHRATVVQAELDYVGSITVDEALLEAAGILEYEKVQIVDVNNGSRFETYTISGQRGSGMICLNGAAARCVSTGDKIIIMAYGQYTPDEAKEHKPAVVFVDEENKVNRVTNYERHGLLKDME, encoded by the coding sequence ATGACACTTGAATTATTAAAAGGAAAGATCCACCGCGCTACTGTCGTTCAGGCAGAACTTGATTATGTAGGAAGCATTACGGTGGATGAAGCATTACTGGAGGCTGCTGGAATTCTCGAATATGAGAAAGTCCAGATCGTTGATGTAAACAACGGAAGCCGTTTCGAAACGTACACCATCAGCGGACAGCGTGGCAGTGGAATGATCTGCTTAAACGGAGCTGCTGCAAGATGTGTCAGTACCGGAGATAAGATCATCATCATGGCTTACGGACAGTATACGCCGGATGAAGCAAAAGAACACAAACCTGCGGTTGTATTCGTAGATGAGGAGAACAAGGTAAACCGCGTGACCAATTATGAACGTCACGGACTGTTAAAAGACATGGAATAA
- a CDS encoding double-cubane-cluster-containing anaerobic reductase, with protein sequence MADYRKMWEELGMDVELHDQLCAVLPQAFGDVFLSQENRPDSMDYYNMVVADIHGIRPAELIEHQKKGGKVFGTFCVYVPDEIVFAADAIATGLCGGSQFWVPGGEKVLPANTCPLIKASVGARLDRTCPFFRIADMFIGETTCDGKKKAWEILAKDVPLHVMDLPQMKRAKDIKAWAEEIETFKNVVEEFTGNVVTAEKLAESIKLINNKRKALERLYNLRKNENLPISGCDVLLISQIAFYDDPARFTQMTNKLCDELDQRVKDGVSVVPAGTKRIMLTGTPLAIPNWKLHNIVETSGAAIVCEEMCTGTRYFENLVDESKTTLEDQYMALAERYMKINCACFTPNEGRIDDILRLAKEYKVDGIIDVNLKFCNLYDTEGYFVEKALKESGIPVLGIETDYTDSDAGQLRTRISAFIEMLDNK encoded by the coding sequence ATGGCTGATTATCGTAAAATGTGGGAAGAACTCGGAATGGATGTAGAACTGCATGACCAGCTCTGTGCAGTACTTCCACAGGCATTTGGAGATGTATTTTTATCGCAGGAAAACCGTCCGGATTCTATGGACTATTATAATATGGTAGTTGCAGATATTCACGGTATCCGCCCTGCAGAACTGATCGAGCATCAGAAAAAAGGCGGCAAAGTCTTCGGCACATTCTGTGTATATGTACCGGACGAGATCGTATTTGCGGCAGATGCGATTGCAACCGGATTATGCGGCGGTTCCCAGTTCTGGGTTCCTGGCGGAGAGAAAGTCCTTCCTGCCAATACCTGTCCACTGATCAAGGCATCTGTTGGTGCACGTCTTGACCGCACCTGTCCATTCTTCCGTATCGCAGATATGTTCATCGGGGAGACCACCTGCGACGGCAAGAAGAAAGCATGGGAGATTCTTGCCAAAGACGTACCGTTACATGTGATGGACCTTCCTCAAATGAAACGTGCCAAAGACATCAAGGCATGGGCAGAAGAAATTGAGACATTTAAAAATGTCGTAGAAGAATTTACAGGAAATGTAGTCACTGCCGAAAAACTGGCCGAAAGTATTAAATTAATTAACAATAAACGAAAAGCTCTGGAGCGTCTTTACAATCTTCGTAAGAATGAGAATCTTCCAATCAGCGGATGTGATGTACTTCTGATCTCTCAGATTGCATTCTATGATGATCCTGCAAGATTTACACAGATGACGAATAAGTTATGTGACGAACTGGATCAGAGAGTAAAAGACGGTGTAAGCGTTGTTCCTGCCGGAACCAAACGTATCATGCTGACCGGAACTCCTCTTGCAATTCCGAACTGGAAGCTTCATAATATTGTAGAGACCAGTGGTGCTGCAATCGTCTGTGAAGAGATGTGTACCGGAACCAGATATTTTGAAAATCTTGTCGATGAAAGCAAGACAACACTGGAAGACCAGTATATGGCTCTGGCTGAAAGATACATGAAGATCAACTGCGCATGCTTTACACCAAATGAAGGCCGTATTGATGACATCTTACGTCTTGCTAAGGAATACAAAGTTGACGGTATCATCGATGTGAACCTCAAGTTCTGTAACCTTTATGATACCGAAGGCTATTTCGTAGAGAAAGCACTGAAAGAATCCGGAATCCCTGTCCTTGGAATCGAGACCGATTACACCGACAGCGATGCAGGACAACTTCGTACCAGAATCAGTGCATTTATCGAAATGTTAGATAACAAATAA